A window from Pseudomonas kribbensis encodes these proteins:
- a CDS encoding sensor domain-containing diguanylate cyclase, with the protein MKRDTHLVMLLLLVIGCSLASLTIWKVLGSRERALDEVNVHGLNLTQALATYSEGIVRQSSLLLLGLVERLETEGSGPAQIERLNALVNRQQPLMPQLSGITVYDNRGHWLMSSNRPIPAGVNSSDRDYFIHHRDDPSREPFIGPPIRSRSNQEWVITVSRRFNDTRGEFAGVVAVTLGVENFLRLFGKLDVGQEGAIGLSYTDGTLLVRYPFREQDMGRNFSKSPIYAKYLVDQSVGTASFTSSLDGVERLYAFRKSEKLPLITTVALGKREALAAWRLEALLSIVVVASLLGLTGVIGWFLIRDIRRRTQVEGELRLTQQQLLGSNRQLELLAMKDALTGLANRRCFDETLAMEARRAQRDGASLALLMIDIDYFKLFNDSQGHVAGDACLQRVGKVLGACVRRPSDLVARYGGEEMAIIMPDTDGEGAAVVAQLILERLTQEHIAHPASPFGQVTVSIGVTAAAGPQLAVVPALIETADQALYQAKTTGRNRMARIAPGDSSRSPLPV; encoded by the coding sequence GTGAAGCGTGATACCCACCTCGTGATGCTGTTGCTGTTGGTGATCGGCTGTTCCCTGGCGTCGCTGACCATATGGAAGGTACTGGGCTCCCGGGAGCGGGCGCTGGACGAGGTGAACGTCCACGGGTTGAACCTGACCCAGGCGCTGGCGACCTATTCCGAAGGCATCGTCCGGCAGAGTTCGCTGCTCTTGCTCGGGCTCGTCGAGCGTCTGGAAACCGAGGGCAGCGGCCCCGCGCAGATCGAACGGTTGAATGCGCTGGTCAACCGTCAGCAGCCGCTGATGCCGCAGCTCAGTGGCATCACCGTCTACGATAATCGCGGCCACTGGCTGATGTCCTCCAACCGACCGATTCCGGCCGGGGTCAACAGCAGTGACCGGGACTACTTCATCCATCACCGTGACGATCCTTCCCGCGAGCCCTTCATCGGCCCGCCCATCCGTAGCCGCTCGAATCAGGAGTGGGTGATTACTGTCAGCCGCCGCTTCAATGACACACGCGGAGAGTTCGCCGGCGTGGTGGCGGTCACCCTGGGGGTCGAGAACTTTCTGCGACTGTTCGGCAAGCTCGATGTGGGGCAGGAGGGTGCCATCGGTCTGTCCTACACCGACGGTACGTTGCTGGTGCGATATCCCTTTCGCGAACAGGACATGGGGCGCAACTTCTCCAAGTCGCCCATTTATGCGAAGTACCTCGTGGATCAGTCGGTGGGCACCGCTTCCTTTACTTCCAGCCTCGACGGCGTGGAGCGGCTCTACGCGTTTCGCAAGAGTGAAAAGCTGCCGCTGATCACCACGGTCGCGCTCGGCAAGCGCGAAGCATTGGCGGCGTGGCGACTGGAGGCGCTGTTGTCGATCGTGGTGGTCGCATCGTTGCTGGGACTCACTGGCGTGATCGGCTGGTTTCTCATTCGTGATATACGTCGGCGGACCCAGGTGGAAGGGGAGTTGCGGCTCACTCAACAGCAGTTGCTCGGATCAAACCGGCAGCTGGAATTGCTGGCGATGAAGGATGCGTTGACGGGTCTCGCCAATCGCCGCTGCTTCGATGAAACACTGGCCATGGAAGCGCGCCGGGCTCAACGGGACGGGGCTTCGCTGGCCTTGCTGATGATCGATATCGACTACTTCAAGCTGTTCAACGATTCCCAGGGGCATGTTGCCGGCGACGCCTGCCTGCAACGGGTGGGGAAAGTGCTTGGGGCCTGCGTGCGGCGACCGTCGGATCTGGTGGCGCGCTATGGTGGGGAAGAGATGGCGATCATCATGCCCGACACCGATGGCGAGGGGGCGGCGGTCGTGGCGCAACTGATTCTGGAGCGACTGACGCAAGAGCACATTGCTCACCCGGCGAGCCCGTTCGGTCAGGTGACGGTCAGTATCGGCGTCACCGCGGCGGCCGGGCCGCAACTGGCCGTGGTGCCAGCGCTGATTGAGACGGCAGATCAGGCGTTGTACCAGGCCAAGACCACAGGGCGGAACCGGATGGCAAGGATTGCTCCCGGCGACAGTTCCCGTTCACCACTGCCAGTGTGA
- a CDS encoding alkene reductase, whose translation MNHSSFFKPGTLGRHTLKNRIVLPPLTRQRSTQPGNIANALMAEYYQQRAGAGLLVTEGTQIEPRGQGYAWTPGIHTPEQIAGWRKVTEAVHARDGVIFAQLWHVGRVSHTALQPDGAAPVSASAVATDRVSVFIETAPGAGALVPPSAPRALTTDEVQELVQLYIQAARNAMEAGFDGIELHCANGYLVNQFISAHSNLRTDQYGGSLHNRLRFLREVVAGVAECIGHEKVGVRFAPLFTTTDEARTYLGMVEEDPHTTYIEAIKVLQDVGIAYLSIAEADWDDAPAMPLTFRQAVRDTFSGAIIYAGRYTAASGAQLLDSGLADFVAFGRPFMANPDLPARIANDWPLNALNPATVYGGNAEGYVDYPEYA comes from the coding sequence ATGAATCACAGCAGTTTCTTCAAACCCGGCACTTTGGGTCGTCACACCCTGAAAAACCGCATCGTTCTGCCACCCCTCACCCGCCAGCGCAGCACACAACCGGGCAACATCGCCAACGCGCTGATGGCCGAGTATTACCAGCAACGCGCCGGTGCCGGTCTGCTGGTGACGGAAGGCACGCAGATCGAGCCGCGTGGCCAGGGTTACGCGTGGACGCCGGGCATTCATACTCCGGAGCAGATCGCCGGCTGGCGCAAGGTCACAGAGGCCGTCCATGCCCGGGACGGCGTGATCTTCGCTCAGCTCTGGCATGTGGGGCGCGTGTCCCATACGGCTCTGCAACCCGACGGTGCCGCGCCGGTTTCGGCCTCTGCGGTGGCCACCGACCGGGTCAGCGTGTTCATCGAAACCGCGCCTGGCGCCGGCGCCCTGGTACCGCCGTCCGCCCCTCGCGCACTGACCACCGATGAAGTGCAGGAACTGGTTCAGCTGTACATCCAGGCCGCACGCAATGCCATGGAAGCAGGTTTCGACGGGATCGAACTGCACTGCGCCAATGGTTATCTGGTGAACCAGTTCATCTCGGCCCACAGCAATCTGCGCACTGACCAGTACGGCGGCTCGCTGCACAATCGCCTGCGCTTTTTGCGTGAAGTGGTGGCCGGTGTTGCCGAGTGCATCGGTCATGAAAAAGTCGGAGTACGTTTCGCCCCGCTGTTCACCACCACCGACGAGGCGCGCACCTACCTGGGCATGGTCGAGGAAGATCCGCACACCACTTACATCGAAGCGATCAAGGTGCTGCAGGATGTGGGCATCGCCTATCTGTCCATCGCCGAAGCCGACTGGGACGATGCGCCGGCGATGCCGCTCACGTTCCGCCAGGCAGTGCGCGACACCTTCAGCGGCGCGATCATTTACGCCGGGCGCTACACCGCAGCATCCGGTGCGCAGTTGCTTGATTCGGGGCTGGCGGATTTCGTGGCTTTCGGTCGTCCGTTCATGGCCAACCCGGACCTGCCGGCGCGCATCGCCAATGACTGGCCGCTCAACGCGCTGAATCCGGCCACGGTGTACGGGGGCAATGCCGAAGGGTATGTGGACTACCCCGAGTACGCGTGA
- a CDS encoding type 1 glutamine amidotransferase domain-containing protein: MKILMVLTSHDQLGNTGKKTGFWLEEFAAPYYAFKDAGADITLVSPAGGQPPLDPKSDEPDAQTAETDRFRKDSAAQQALANTGRLADVSAEDFDAVFYPGGHGPLWDLAEDKHSIALIEAFARSNKPHGFVCHAPGVLRHVLGADGKALVKDREVTGFTNSEEAAVGLTDVVPFLVEDEFQRLGARYSKVADWQVHVVTDGNLVTGQNPASSAAVAEKLLKLLG; this comes from the coding sequence ATGAAAATCTTGATGGTCCTGACTTCCCACGATCAACTCGGCAACACCGGCAAGAAAACCGGTTTCTGGCTCGAAGAGTTCGCCGCGCCCTACTACGCCTTCAAGGACGCCGGCGCCGATATCACTCTGGTCTCGCCCGCCGGCGGCCAGCCACCGCTTGATCCGAAAAGCGATGAACCCGACGCCCAGACCGCTGAAACCGACCGCTTCCGCAAGGATTCGGCGGCGCAACAAGCACTGGCGAACACCGGGCGCCTGGCCGATGTCAGCGCCGAGGATTTCGATGCCGTGTTTTATCCCGGTGGCCACGGCCCGCTCTGGGATCTGGCCGAAGACAAGCATTCGATTGCCCTGATCGAAGCCTTCGCCCGCAGCAACAAGCCTCATGGTTTCGTTTGCCACGCCCCCGGCGTGCTGCGTCATGTACTCGGCGCCGACGGCAAAGCCTTGGTCAAGGATCGTGAAGTCACCGGCTTCACCAATTCCGAAGAAGCGGCGGTCGGTCTGACGGATGTGGTGCCGTTCTTGGTCGAAGACGAGTTCCAGCGCCTCGGCGCCCGTTATTCCAAAGTCGCCGACTGGCAGGTGCACGTGGTGACTGACGGGAACCTGGTCACCGGCCAGAACCCGGCCAGTTCCGCCGCTGTCGCCGAGAAACTGTTGAAGCTGCTCGGCTGA